The DNA region aatattaattgtatatattttaccgaatttattaatataaacagttatattaattaattttgatcaaaatataaaagacatggaaattaaatattcttttggaaaaagtataattcttttttctaactttccatttGTCTTCTCTATTAATAAGTGAATAATCCtggttttcttttttaatatgtGATATCAAATAGGATAAAAAGATGAAAATCCCTTCGTGCGAAAAAGTTactaacttaataaaataaaattctagtaATCGTTTTTAATTCTCTCCGAAAAGTTCAAGAGAAAGTGGTTATTTGTTTTTTACAGGGTCGACTATGTAGAAGCTGGGAAGTTTTCGTTGTGACTTGGAATCGACATTGAATCAGTAGCATCCTTTCAATGTTTTCAGTACAGAAGGTACATTTTCAAGCCTTTTTCAACTCGATTCGTTCCTCGTACACAGATTCATGGTTAATGATCGTCGAAATAATTTTTTCGTTGCGTCATGGGGCGTACTGGCGATCcaatagtggtatcagagccacttgtacAATACAAATTCGGGATTAAATTTATTGGTTGATACGATTATATAAGATACATGTTGTATACTAGTTTGATATGCACGGCATCTGAAAATGCATTGTTATAGCCCGATAgcctatttaatttattatttgaaaatgttgtaattttataaatacggcaTACGTGTTTTGCCTTTctatatttctcttctcatcttactccctcgtatgtaagaCGAGTTtctataattgtaaattgtacaAGCTAATATGGACTAGAGGAAAAGAAGGCTGGGCTACCTAAAGTGGAAAAGAAGCTTGAGAAGCGACATAAACCCTTAGAATTCCCTACAGTTCTCTCATTGGCTTGGGAGAAACCACATTAGTTTTATGGGCTATAaccattgcatttatttattgctttatatATTTCTTGTATATGATACAATTGATGATATGTTAGCATGCATGTTATAAGATATCGATAAGattaattaaaggattaaatggaCAAATGTTAACCATTAATAgtgagattaatttaatttaaaaacccctcaataaaatattaagttatgAATGCCTTCCAATATTTACCCTCGTTAAAGCCTCAATCAATACAATGTGGGTTCTGCTAAAGCAAAGTATATGTATCTATCTTGGTCAAATGTGAAGAATAAGTAAGTGATATTCGCTGGTTATGGTATTGGTTAATAAATTAAataggttactctaataggattaggTACCTAGAGGCAAAAGATTTGgataaatcatgagatgattggaGCAAGAGTTGTTAACCAAATAAAGGAGTTACAtgtgatgtaattagcaagtgtggtttacctaaataaccataattTTAAGAGTAATGCCAAAGATGACTTAAGAAAAGGTGAAATATGGGTCCTTACCCACTAGAAAACTTTAGAGAAAGTCTTTCCGAAATTAAAATATGaggtttattaattttgaataaaatagtgggaGCATCATTTGATAAAGTTATTTTAATGATTATAATAAACTTGGAAAATGTACTCATgagcatattttattattgtagatTTATTATGACAAACAACACAAGTTCTTTATCATTGCAATCGGTCCTTGGGAAGGAAATGTTGAATGGCTTGAACTTCCTTGTCTGGTTTCGTAACTTGAGGagtgtcctcaaacaagaacgaaaattatatgtcattgaagaaCCTGTTCTTAATTAACCACCAGCTAATGTCTCTAAAGCTAACAATGATGCCTATAAAAAGCATCTTGATGACATGCTAGACATACGATGTCTAATTCTTGCCACCATGACTCTTGAGAGCTTCAAAAGCAACATGAGGATATGGTTGCATATGATATGATTCATCACCTCAAGAAATTATATAAGGGGCAAGCATGTCAAGAGAGGTATAAGACCTCTAaagctatgttttgatgcaaaatGGTGGACAGAACTCCTATGGGAACTCTCATTCTCAAGATGATAGGCTATATTAAAAGCCATGAAAAACTAGGATTCCCTCTCGGTGAGGaattggccactgatgttatccTGCAATCGGTGCTAGATAGTTTTAGCCAATTTGTCCAACATGAATGAAATTAATGAGACTTTGCCACAATTGCTTAACATGTTAGAACTactgaaaataacatgaaaaaggTTTTGCCTAAGCCTATTTTGTGTTAGGAAATATGCCTCTAttgtagtaaaaatataatttttttatttatttgaacaatgaataaataaataaagttaatttcacatttcactattatgtccttcgtatttatgtctttttatattttgcatgcatagcgaaactgtgacaagcaaatataagttcattgattgtttaaagttcaaactgaaaataagtggcattgtaaaaaacgtttacattgcgagaaagacgaCTTACTTTGGTAGATAATCTATATGAGTCTATAATCCCATAacagaatcaaagtgagcatttgattcaaacactgagaaggattattatgttgactacaattccaattggggagatggctagtcttggctatcggagcaattgactccacaagtagagacacagatgtattcattggtagaataatatattggactggacccaagatgatttaattctaaatccgtttgtgaattaattcacttatgacatttatggtgtgatttacctaaatcatgagttagtcactaaccatgcatatgcaactcatgtgctttgatataagtggaggcttatgctctaaaagTGATCGAGCTCATAgccgatatgttgggtacatgacttgtgtatggtatgactttactagcaactttggaattcatagctcaattaaagagttaatgatatcctcttattggcattgtgtggattgataaattcGGAACATGACCACGGGTTACTCAATCTCAAATTAGCAATTTATCACAAttatttgttgatagtgatcatattaatcattaagaagacacaatgttaacaatgagataaaatagaattgtattgagtgaatggatttaactcaaaggaattaaggatatcatatgagggtaacacacacatgacaagatcattggacaaagtagttggatgaattgctttcgtaaagattattcaataaggagttttcaatcatgatacttcttgtggactgactccatgattaagtaattgtgaattatcggaacgatgcttgtagacataattgcaatcagtAGAGCTTAATTGTATATTTCTGATTAATCCCTCCATTTGCTCAATAAAAGCTCGATGAAACtgtatttgaatcaaaagaaaattctacgattttgggaataatttaattaagtcaatttattcgatgtggaattaaattaggtggttgtaGGAATTGTTCaattaaagaatttaattaaagaattttcttgaaaaaaattaatttggaaaatctaaggtcacgtttggttcgctgtattggattagaggtgtaatggaatagaggtgtaatggaaaagctgtgtaatagcaaatcaactgtttggttgaatgtaatggaatagaggcgcaatagtaatcctgtgtttggttgagtgtaatagaggtgtaatagcataatgaaaaaactaaaatgactagaatacccttagcagaaatttgttttggtaaatgattattgttattgttatttaaattttaataagattattattatcaataataaataatttaatcatatttaaacataattattattaaatatattttaattaaaatatataatttaataaaattcttaataattagcataaatttgttttggtaaattattattgttattgttatttaaattttaataagattaatatcaataataaataatttaatcatatttaaacataattattattaaatatattataattaaaatatataatttaataaaattcttaaaaattaatattcttatatgaatttactcaaatcataatatatgatactgtaaaatataaattaacataattattattaaatatattataattaaaatatataatttaataaaattcttaataaataaaattcttctatgaatttactcaaatcataatatatgatactataaaagaaaatttcaaataattaatattaaatatgatttaattaaatatatgatttaataaaatttaaaattattataactaatatgattatagtttatgaatttgtataatttaaaataataattattacatataatttaataataatatataatttcataaaattcttgataataaaaattttcttatatgaatttatacaatttaaaataattaatattaaatataattatatagtgatatataatttcataaaattcttaataataaaatgttcttatatgaatttactaaaatcaatatataacttgagaattatattatgcataaacataattaacttatattaagaaaaggttagatgaaaatgaaattgtacattaaaatccatatgttatatagttttacaacatcaaaaagtttgaacattgatatttaatggtaagaaagaaatctcctaacccattccaatcgggcaactgaaggtaaactaaagaaaacgatcatttgagttggatggtcgggaagtttactcaatgcatcataccgctgatcgtcggttaaaccttcaattgaccataaggctgaatataaatttgaagctctctcttccatatgttgttctgacttctgctgaactaccacctcggaggcaaaactcctactgatttgatcgccaacggcctggattttctccccgaacaaagtggcagcctcattaaatgaagaaaacacattatcacgagcatcagatttcttctttctcttgtttgaagatgaggaacccccttggtctcgatctcctcgcggatccgtaccagaaacatccatgtcgtctaaagagacgtcagcttcgcagtcatagaatgtgtttctctcttcattcatatctgtagtacgtacatcatcagcatgtatttcttcaagaacatcagcagctgtttgagcatctctcccagttgctcgatctcttgcgtatatggtagtaagctggtcatagtaagggaaagtacgaaATCTGAATTgggcggcttctttgtgactctaaaaaaatgaggaaatcatattagtcgtaagtttggtaaaaataatataataaagacttgaaataatcttacctttaaataggactcccaaaccgcatcttcagcaacaacgagctgcctatgctcgtcccaaccaaaaccgctattgttttggccattaagcatgtcgtagacgattgaccactcccttttaagtaacctaatccttgattcaatattaggtttcgccttcaacactgcatttggtaaaaccgtttgtagcattctttccaactcgttcaaataaccggctttgaactcGGTATCAacattaaatgttccaacattgtgcaggtccaccatgctggaaactaatgctgcatcttcctcgggaacccattttcttttgcttcctcgagaagcttgagcatttgattctggaacacctgacataatgatcttaagaacaaaaaaaaacaaattatattaattactattttaatatcatgaTTCAAAAGGTGCTTGccaaactaatttaaaattataacacatgctgaatgagaagaaattaaattataattcaacaagttcaGTACAAAACACTAGTACAAAACAACCAAAGCACGATCATTCTGTTATGGTAGTTTTTCCTCCATGTGCAAAACACTTGCCGCCCCTCCATGGCATTGAGTTTCAACCCTTTGAGGTTTGTCCCAAGATCTTTGTTATTTTCAATCAGACTGATAATAGGAACCAAGTCTTGTTCAAACCGGCTATCACAAACAAGTTTCATGGTAATGGATTAAATGTTTTTGCAAATTACAATGATGGCAAGTATGAGAGGAAAGATGTTTATGATGTGGGAGAAGAAACATCCTCTTTTTTGAAAGAGGATTCGGATGATATTGATGCACTGCTCAGCTCGGAAGAGGAAGAACAAGTTGAGTATGACGAAGAAGAGGTTAGCACAGCCCGGACCTTTGGAAATTATGAATTCGATACTGCTGATTCTCGCTCTGCTCATGGCTCGAAACTGGAAATTATCAAATCGCCAAAGCACCCTCAAGTCTCGATGGAGCTGAATTGAATATCCGTTACCAACTGACAAATTTGACAGGgcagagaaagaaaaaatatatgaaacTGAGATGGAAAACAATGAAAGTGAACTGGAAAGGTTGCGCAATTTAGTAAAGGAACTGGAGGAGAGGGAATTGAAGCTCGAGGGCGAATTGCTTGAGTACTACGGTTTAAAAAAGCAGGAATCAGATATTGCTGAATTACAAAAGCAGCTTAACATCAAGACAGTTGAAATTGACATGCTGAATATTACCATAAACTCTTTGCAAACTGAGAGGAAGAAGCTTCAAGAAGAGATTGCACATGGAGCTTCTATAAAGAAGGAGCTGGAGGTGGCTAGGAACAAAATCAAGGAGCTACAAAGGCAAATTCAACTTGCTGCTAACCAAACAAAAGCTCAGGTATTGTTTCTCAAGCAACAAGTTTCTGGTCTTCAAGCAAAAGAGCAAGAAGCCATCAAAAGTGATGCTGAGATTGACAAGAAATTGAAAGCTTTAAAGGAGTTAGAAATTGAAGTTGTGGAGCTTAGGAGCAAGAATGAAGAGCTTCAACATGAAAAGAGGGAGTTAACTGTTAAACTGGATGCTGCTGAAGCAAAAATAACCTCCCTTTCCAACATGACAGAGGTAAGTCCCACAGACATCTCTTATTTATCATATTCTGAACTACATTTatcttatttatcttatttatcagCAAATGGTGTAAAGGAGAACAATCTTTCAGAATTAAATTATCTTCTG from Gossypium hirsutum isolate 1008001.06 chromosome A04, Gossypium_hirsutum_v2.1, whole genome shotgun sequence includes:
- the LOC107931224 gene encoding transcription factor bHLH144-like — its product is MVVFPPCAKHLPPLHGIEFQPFEVCPKIFVIFNQTDNRNQVLFKPAITNKFHGNGLNVFANYNDGKYERKDVYDVGEETSSFLKEDSDDIDALLSSEEEEQVEYDEEEVSTARTFGNYEFDTADSRSAHGSKLEIIKSPKHPQVSMELN